In the genome of Pempheris klunzingeri isolate RE-2024b chromosome 3, fPemKlu1.hap1, whole genome shotgun sequence, one region contains:
- the LOC139198835 gene encoding phosphatidylinositol 5-phosphate 4-kinase type-2 beta, translated as MSSNCTSAAPVSASKTKTKKKHFIGQKVKLFRASEPILSVLMWGVNHTVNELSNVPVPVMLMPDDFKAYSKIKVDNHLFNKENLPSRFKFKEYCPMVFRNLRERFCIDDQDYQNSLTRSAPLNSDSQGRFGNRFLSSYDHRFVIKTVSSEDIAEMHNILKKYHQFIVECHGNTLLPQFLGMYRLTVDGVETYMVVTRNVFSHRLTVHRKYDLKGSTVSREASDKEKAKELPTFKDNDFLNEGQKLQIGDDNKKYFLEKLKRDVEFLATLKIMDYSLLVGIHDVERAEQEEMDVEGAGEEEEYENDGMSGGVLTGSFGTPPDSPGNPLNCGGFFGPGEFDPSVDVYAIKSHDSAVKKEVYFMAIIDILTHYDAKKKAAHAAKTVKHGAGAEISTVNPEQYSKRFYEFMSNILS; from the exons ATGTCATCCAACTGCACCAGCGCGGCGCCTGTCAGCGCCAGCAAAACCAAGACGAAAAAGAAGCATTTTATAGGACAGAAAGTGAAATTATTTCGTGCGAGTGAGCCCATTCTCAGCGTTCTCATGTGGGGCGTCAACCATACG GTTAATGAGTTAAGTAACGTGCCTGTACCAGTAATGCTGATGCCAGATGACTTTAAAGCCTACAGTAAGATCAAAGTGGACAACCACCTATTTAACAA AGAAAACCTGCCTAGTCGCTTTAAGTTCAAAGAGTACTGTCCCATGGTGTTCAGAAACCTGAGGGAGAGGTTCTGCATCGATGACCAGGACTACCAG AACTCTCTGACAAGGAGCGCCCCACTCAACAGCGACTCCCAGGGTCGCTTTGGCAACCGATTCTTATCCAGCTACGACCACCGCTTTGTAATCAAAACCGTGTCCAGTGAGGACATCGCTGAGATGCACAACATCCTAAAGAAATATCATCAG ttTATAGTGGAGTGTCATGGCAATACGCTGCTCCCTCAGTTCCTGGGCATGTACAGGCTAACAGTGGACGGGGTGGAGACGTACATGGTGGTGACCCGGAATGTATTCAGCCACCGCCTCACTGTACACCGCAAATATGACCTGAAG GGTTCTACAGTCTCAAGGGAAGCCAGCGACAAGGAGAAG GCTAAAGAACTCCCCACTTTTAAAGACAACGACTTCCTGAATGAAGGCCAGAAGCTGCAGATAGGAGACGACAACAAGAAGTACTTTTTGGAGAAGCTAAAACGGGACGTCgag tTTCTGGCTACCCTAAAGATCATGGACTACAGTCTTCTAGTGGGCATCCATGATGTGGAGcgagcagagcaggaggagatggaCGTGGAGGGcgcaggggaggaggaggagtacgAGAACGACGGGATGAGCGGAGGTGTACTCACCGGCTCCTTCGGCACACCTCCTGACAGCCCTGGAAACCCTCTCAACTGTGGTGGATTCTTTGGCCCCGGGGAGTTTGACCCTTCTGTGGACGTTTACGCAATCAAGAGCCACGACA GTGCTGTGAAGAAGGAGGTATACTTCATGGCCATCATCGACATCCTCACGCACTATGACGCTAAGAAAAAAGCTGCACATGCTGCCAAAACTGTGAAACACGGG GCCGGGGCAGAGATCTCAACGGTGAACCCAGAGCAGTACTCCAAACGATTCTACGAGTTCATGTCCAACATTTTATCATAG